AGCCCTGGACCACCAGCGCGTCGAGCAGGGCCCCCAGGTTCGCCTCGTCGACATCGAGCTTCGTCGCGAGCGGCGTCACCTCGGCCGGCCCGACGTCGGCCAACACGTCGAACACGTCGAGCTCGAGTGCCGCGACGAGGCTGTGGTACCGGGCAAGGCCCTCGACGGCGGCCCACACCGGCGCGGCAGAGGGCGGCTTGTGATCGGTCCACGGACGCCCGGTGTGGGCCATCGTGTGCCGCTTCTTCAGCTCGGGGTAGGGCGAGTCAGCCACCGCGGAGAATCCCCGTCACGAGTCGGATGCCTCAGTCACCGGGACGGAGCACGATCTTGCCGAAGTGCTCGCTGGCGAGCAGGCGCTCCTGGGCCGCCCCGGCCTCGGCCAGTGCGTACTCGCTGTCGATCACGACCTCGAAGTCGCCGTCGAGGTACTTCTGCCAGACGGGCCCGAACTCCCCGGGCCGGTAGCCGTCGGAGCCCAGGATCCTGAGGCCCATGTGGTAGAGGTGCGACAGCGAGGGGATCGTGACCTCCTCACCGGTCGTGTTCCCGCAGTTGACGAGCCGACCCCGGATCGCCAGGGAGTTCAGTGACGCCTCCCACAGCGCGGGGCCGATGAAGTCGAAGACCATGTCCACACCACGCCCGTCGGTCTGGGCCCTCACCCAGGCGGCGACGTCGGTCTGACGGTTCTCGGTCCCCGCGGCCGCTCCGAGCTCGAGGGCCTTCTCACACTTCGCCGTGGTGCCCGCGGTGACGTACACGGTGGCACCCGCGTCGACGGCCAGTTGGATGGCGGCCGTCGCGACCCCGCTGCCCGCGGCGTGGATGAGCACGGACTCACCGGCGGTCAGCTCGCCGGTGTCGAAGAGCGCATGGGCTGCGGTCATCCACGTCGTCGGGAACGCTGCGGCGTGGACGAGCGACACCGCGTCGGGTACCGGGTGGACGTGCGTGGACGGGACGAGACACAGCTCGGCGTAGCCCCCGTCAGCGGTCGCACCGATGACCCCGAGGTTGCCGTAGAGGTCGCCGACGCCGGCCAGCTTCGAGTCCTCGGGAACGCCGGCCAGAGACGGGTCGACGACGACGCGGTCCCCCGCCGACACCGCCGTCACCGACGATCCGACGGCCTCGACCGTGCCGGCGATGTCCATGCCCGAGATGTGGGGGAAGGTGAACCCCTCGAGGTGGAACCAGCCGTTGCGCTGGATCACGTCGAGACGGTTGACGCAGGTGGCGGCCACCCGGATCACGACGTCGGACGGGCCGGGCTCGGGATCGGCGACGTCGGTGTAGGTGAGGACCTCGGGTCCGCCACTGCGGTGATAGAGGACAGCCTTCACTACCCCGCCTCAGCCCGTCGCCTGCTCGGGCACGGCTCCGAGGTGACGGCCCGGCCAGTGGTTCCGGTACCGCGAGATGAGCCACCGGTTGAACTGGACATGGCTCTCCTCCTGCCACGAGTAGCGCCCGCGCGCCGCGTACCGGGACCGCATTCCCTGCTGGACCTTGGTCGTCGCGTCCTGGTCCTGGCGGACGAAGACCTGCACACCGGCGTCGGAGAGCGCGAACTTCTCGTCGAACAGCGGATCGGTGAGCGCCGACGGGTGGAAGAGGTAGCCGATCTCGACGTCGATCGTCTCCGGTCCGGTGGGTCGCACGATGAAGAAGAAGGCCTGGTCGGGGGCGGTGCCCATGCACAGGGTGGGCGGGACCAGTGCGAAGGTCGAACGCATCCGCTCCTCGTCGGTGAGGTTCGGGAAGATCGGCATGATGGCCCGGTGGGTGGCGTTGAAGCCGCCGTCGATGTGGGTGTAGCCGTTCGTACGGAACATGACGCCGCTCTCGTCGTCCCACGGCACCGGGAAGTCGGCCATCGATGACGGGCAGAAGTCCTGCACGTACTGGTGGAGCCGGTTGGCGTGGTAGCCGTCGTTGAAGTTCTCGAACATGATCTTCCAGTTCCACGGAAGACCCTCGAGGGTGAAGGTCCCGGGGCAGACGGCATTGGGAAGGTCGTAGTTCTCCAGGAACGGCGTGTACCGCTCCAGGCGCGGTGCGAGGGGCGCAGCGGCCGTGTCGTGATTGACGAACACGAACCCCTGCCAGACCTCGCAGCCGAGATTCGGCAGGCCGTAGTCACCCTTGTCGAAGCCGTCGGTGCGTTCCATTGCCGGCGCGCCGAGGAGGCGGCCGTCGAGCGCGTAGCTCCAGTGGTGGTACGGACACGTGAACTTGGTGCAGTTGCCGGTCGAGTCGTCGTCGGTGAGGAGCATCCCGCGGTGCTGACACACCGAGGTCATCGCGACCACCGACCCGTCCTTGCCGCGGACGACGAGGATGGGCTCGTCGTTCACCGAGGTCGAGAACCAGTCGCCGGGATCGGGGATCGTGCTCGCCAGGCCGACGCACATCCACTCGTGGTCGAACAGCGCCGCCTTCTCGAACTCGAGGACCTCAGGCGACGTGTACAGCACCGGCGGCAGCGTGAACGCGGTGGCCACGTCCGTGGTCGACTCACCGAGGCTCGCGAGGAGCTCGGGTGTCAACACCGTGGCCGGGTTCGTCGTGTCGGTCATCGGCTCGTCTCCGGGGTGGGGGTGCTCTCGGCTTCGGGGTCGGCGAGCAGGAACTTCCTGATCTTGCCGACGGAGGTTCGGGGAAGCTCCTCGAGGAGCGTGAAGCTCCTGGGTCGCTTCGACTTCGCCAGTCTGGCCTCGGCCCATCGGGCCAGTTCGTCCGAGGTCGGCGGGTTCTCGGGGTCACGGGCCACGACGAAGGCCACGGGGACCTCGTCGCGGACCTCGTCGGGCCGCCCCACGACGGCTGCCTCCAGCACGCCGGGATGCGCGGCGATCACGGACTCCACCTCGACGATGGAGACGTTCTCGCCCGCGACCTTCAAGACGTCGGAACGGCGGCCGTCGAACACGTGGCGCCCGTCGGGGCGGC
Above is a window of Acidimicrobiales bacterium DNA encoding:
- a CDS encoding zinc-binding dehydrogenase, which encodes MKAVLYHRSGGPEVLTYTDVADPEPGPSDVVIRVAATCVNRLDVIQRNGWFHLEGFTFPHISGMDIAGTVEAVGSSVTAVSAGDRVVVDPSLAGVPEDSKLAGVGDLYGNLGVIGATADGGYAELCLVPSTHVHPVPDAVSLVHAAAFPTTWMTAAHALFDTGELTAGESVLIHAAGSGVATAAIQLAVDAGATVYVTAGTTAKCEKALELGAAAGTENRQTDVAAWVRAQTDGRGVDMVFDFIGPALWEASLNSLAIRGRLVNCGNTTGEEVTIPSLSHLYHMGLRILGSDGYRPGEFGPVWQKYLDGDFEVVIDSEYALAEAGAAQERLLASEHFGKIVLRPGD
- a CDS encoding aromatic ring-hydroxylating dioxygenase subunit alpha, which encodes MTDTTNPATVLTPELLASLGESTTDVATAFTLPPVLYTSPEVLEFEKAALFDHEWMCVGLASTIPDPGDWFSTSVNDEPILVVRGKDGSVVAMTSVCQHRGMLLTDDDSTGNCTKFTCPYHHWSYALDGRLLGAPAMERTDGFDKGDYGLPNLGCEVWQGFVFVNHDTAAAPLAPRLERYTPFLENYDLPNAVCPGTFTLEGLPWNWKIMFENFNDGYHANRLHQYVQDFCPSSMADFPVPWDDESGVMFRTNGYTHIDGGFNATHRAIMPIFPNLTDEERMRSTFALVPPTLCMGTAPDQAFFFIVRPTGPETIDVEIGYLFHPSALTDPLFDEKFALSDAGVQVFVRQDQDATTKVQQGMRSRYAARGRYSWQEESHVQFNRWLISRYRNHWPGRHLGAVPEQATG